A part of Carassius carassius chromosome 32, fCarCar2.1, whole genome shotgun sequence genomic DNA contains:
- the LOC132113010 gene encoding lateral signaling target protein 2 homolog isoform X3 — protein sequence MNRFRKWLYKPKRSDPQLLAQFYYADEELNQVATELDSLDGRKDPQRCTLLVNQFRSCQDNVLNIINQIMDECIPEDRANRDFCVKFPEEIRHDNLAGQLWFGAECLAAGSIIMNREIESMAMRPLAKDLTRSLEEIRNITRDQALRDLNNYTDRMKEALRQFDSLFAEFELSYVSAMVPVKSPKEYYIQQEVMVLFCETVERALKLDYLTQDMIDDYEPALMFTIPRLAIVCGLVIYSEGPLNLDRKPEDMSELFRPFRTLLRKIRDLLQTLTGEELMTLERSLCISQDGEFPAGPSIPSTNDQASSTGPESHLETLEQDDRVEEVVDLTLCVAQKEDSVWKEDEERKGQPETSSECEEEDATDADLACSVQYDEEEIEQLNIMVHQVGDEMSTLLSPPSQNQSPAHRPRPYRGSSLEGSSAASSTQASPRRVPGSYHDDERVFLMDDLESGAELCHGQPTLPTLCLRSPEHSRPAPLTDSSCNGWLTVCQSSNDTNLGSQCQSAESVGNSERSPIVNSWEGSQEEDSVQTADEIANRTGGMKLSATVIFNPHSPSLTDLAVVVPQLADVPEPGEGGALVATQCLLNSCVCCTGGCVDNHEDAMEPAGRGMALGFEKHKLTITSSVFQSAVAAGSPGKGNGHLPLTLPPSQAHLTPSVPHCSVQNQVREDEGSQDCSHYPCCEKCAPGVLLAQERGSGQGEGGPSCTHQETGCQTQPNTTIKGRSEGFGKQPKEDNRKISSLTTSSDMSEDLDHQEIQMALQAAKLAAHNKIRSRFHSSSDLIHRLFVCISGVADQLQTNYASDLRSILKTLFEVMATKSDQEDNEKPKKGPCLGSAVLEDCALCQETISSSELAAKAREGQFEDPPEWVPDEACNSCIACKAPFTVIRRKHHCRSCGKIFCSRCSSHTAPLPRYGQMKPVRVCTHCYMFHVTPFYSDRTGI from the exons GACAATGTGTTAAACATCATAAATCAGATCATGGATGAATGCATTCCCGAAGACCGAGCCAACAGAGACTTTTGTGTGAAGTTCCCAGAAGAGATCCGCCATGACAACCTCGCCGGGCAGCTGTGGTTTGGGGCCGAG TGCCTGGCAGCAGGATCGATCATTATGAATCGTGAAATCGAGAGCATGGCCATGAGACCACTAGCTAAAGACCTCACCCGTAGCCTGGAGGAAATACGCAACATCACACGAGACCAAGCGCTACGAGATCTCAACAACTACACCGACCGCATGAAGGAGGCGCTACGTCAGTTTGACAGCCTCTTCGCTGAGTTTGAGCTCAG CTACGTGTCAGCCATGGTGCCTGTGAAGTCTCCTAAAGAGTATTACATCCAGCAGGAGGTTATGGTGCTCTTCTGTGAGACAGTTGAAAG GGCCCTAAAGCTTGATTATCTCACACAAGACATGATTGATGACTACGAACCAGCTCTTATGTTTACAATCCCTAGACTTGCCATTGTTTG TGGCCTTGTTATCTACTCTGAAGGGCCTCTTAACCTCGACCGCAAACCAGAGGACATGTCTGAACTCTTCCGGCCTTTTCGTACTTTGCTGAGAAAAATAAG GGACCTGCTGCAGACTTTAACAGGAGAAGAGCTCATGACACTGGAGCGCAGCCTCTGCATCTCCCAGGATGGAGAATTCCCTGCAGGCCCAAGTATTCCGTCGACCAATGACCAGGCCTCTTCCACTGGTCCTGAGAGCCATCTGGAAACACTGGAACAGGACGACAGAGTTGAGGAGGTGGTAGATCTCACACTTTGTGTAGCCCAGAAAGAAGATTCTGTATGGAAGGAGGATGAGGAGAGGAAGGGGCAGCCCGAGACGTCCAGTGAGTGTGAAGAGGAGGACGCCACAGATGCAGACTTGGCTTGCTCTGTGCAGTATGATGAAGAAGAGATAGAGCAACTTAATATAATGGTGCATCAAGTGGGGGATGAAATGTCTACGCTGCTTTCCCCTCCAAGTCAGAATCAGTCCCCAGCCCATCGGCCTCGGCCCTATAGGGGAAGTAGTCTTGAAGGTTCCAGTGCCGCCTCCAGCACTCAGGCATCTCCGCGGAGAGTCCCGGGATCCTACCACGATGATGAAAGAGTGTTTCTTATGGATGACCTGGAGTCTGGTGCCGAGCTGTGCCACGGACAGCCTACTCTTCCTACTCTATGCCTCAGATCCCCTGAGCACAGTCGTCCTGCCCCTTTGACTGACTCCTCATGTAACGGTTGGTTGACGGTCTGTCAATCAAGCAATGACACTAATCTGGGTTCCCAGTGCCAATCAGCCGAATCTGTGGGGAACTCCGAAAGGTCACCCATCGTGAACAGCTGGGAAGGATCTCAGGAAGAAGATAGCGTACAGACTGCGGATGAAATCGCCAATCGGACCGGTGGAATGAAGTTGTCCGCCACAGTTATTTTTAACCCTCATTCTCCAAGCTTGACTGACTTGGCCGTCGTCGTACCTCAATTGGCTGACGTTCCAGAACCCGGTGAGGGCGGGGCTTTAGTTGCCACTCAGTGCCTGCTTAACTCCTGCGTGTGCTGCACTGGCGGATGCGTAGACAACCATGAGGATGCCATGGAGCCTGCTGGACGGGGCATGGCACTGGGATTTGAAAAGCACAAGCTCACAATAACAAGCTCTGTATTCCAATCAGCAGTAGCTGCTGGCAGCCCAGGGAAGGGAAATGGACATTTACCACTCACTCTGCCCCCATCTCAGGCCCACCTCACCCCTTCTGTACCACACTGTTCGGTGCAGAACCAAGTGAGAGAAGATGAGGGCAGTCAGGACTGTTCCCACTATCCCTGCTGTGAGAAATGCGCCCCAGGGGTTCTTCTAGCTCAGGAAAGAGGCTCAGGACAAGGAGAGGGAGGACCTAGTTGCACCCACCAGGAGACAGGATGCCAGACGCAACCTAACACTACGATTAAAGGGAGATCGGAAGGTTTTGGAAAACAGCCAAAGGAGGATAACAGAAAGATCTCTAG CCTGACCACCAGCTCGGACATGTCTGAGGATCTGGATCATCAGGAGATTCAAATGGCTTTGCAAGCTGCCAAACTTGCTGCTCACAACAAAATTCGCTCACGTTTCCATAGCAGTAGTGACCTCATCCATCGCCTTTTTGTCTGCATATCAG GTGTGGCTGATCAGTTGCAAACAAACTATGCGAGTGACCTGCGAAGCATCTTAAAGACTCTGTTTGAGGTCATGGCTACAAAATCCGACCAAGAGGACAATGAAAAGCCCAAGAAAG GTCCGTGTCTGGGCAGCGCTGTACTGGAAGACTGTGCTCTCTGTCAAGAGACCATCTCTTCATCAGAGCTTGCTGCCAAAGCCCGAGAGGGTCAGTTTGAAG ACCCTCCAGAATGGGTACCAGATGAGGCCTGCAATTCCTGCATTGCATGTAAAGCACCATTTACAGTCATCAGAAGGAAACATCACTGCAGGAGCTGTGGAAAG ATCTTCTGTTCCCGCTGCTCATCACACACAGCCCCGTTGCCTAGATACGGTCAGATGAAACCTGTGAGAGTCTGCACTCACTGCTACATGTTCCACGTAACGCCTTTCTACAGCGACAGGACTGGTATCTGA
- the LOC132113010 gene encoding lateral signaling target protein 2 homolog isoform X1, whose translation MNRFRKWLYKPKRSDPQLLAQFYYADEELNQVATELDSLDGRKDPQRCTLLVNQFRSCQDNVLNIINQIMDECIPEDRANRDFCVKFPEEIRHDNLAGQLWFGAECLAAGSIIMNREIESMAMRPLAKDLTRSLEEIRNITRDQALRDLNNYTDRMKEALRQFDSLFAEFELSYVSAMVPVKSPKEYYIQQEVMVLFCETVERALKLDYLTQDMIDDYEPALMFTIPRLAIVCGLVIYSEGPLNLDRKPEDMSELFRPFRTLLRKIRDLLQTLTGEELMTLERSLCISQDGEFPAGPSIPSTNDQASSTGPESHLETLEQDDRVEEVVDLTLCVAQKEDSVWKEDEERKGQPETSSECEEEDATDADLACSVQYDEEEIEQLNIMVHQVGDEMSTLLSPPSQNQSPAHRPRPYRGSSLEGSSAASSTQASPRRVPGSYHDDERVFLMDDLESGAELCHGQPTLPTLCLRSPEHSRPAPLTDSSCNGWLTVCQSSNDTNLGSQCQSAESVGNSERSPIVNSWEGSQEEDSVQTADEIANRTGGMKLSATVIFNPHSPSLTDLAVVVPQLADVPEPGEGGALVATQCLLNSCVCCTGGCVDNHEDAMEPAGRGMALGFEKHKLTITSSVFQSAVAAGSPGKGNGHLPLTLPPSQAHLTPSVPHCSVQNQVREDEGSQDCSHYPCCEKCAPGVLLAQERGSGQGEGGPSCTHQETGCQTQPNTTIKGRSEGFGKQPKEDNRKISSSSQESLLSSVPSSDIDGVSVTTCSLSSSYTPSLTTSSDMSEDLDHQEIQMALQAAKLAAHNKIRSRFHSSSDLIHRLFVCISGVADQLQTNYASDLRSILKTLFEVMATKSDQEDNEKPKKGPCLGSAVLEDCALCQETISSSELAAKAREGQFEDPPEWVPDEACNSCIACKAPFTVIRRKHHCRSCGKIFCSRCSSHTAPLPRYGQMKPVRVCTHCYMFHVTPFYSDRTGI comes from the exons GACAATGTGTTAAACATCATAAATCAGATCATGGATGAATGCATTCCCGAAGACCGAGCCAACAGAGACTTTTGTGTGAAGTTCCCAGAAGAGATCCGCCATGACAACCTCGCCGGGCAGCTGTGGTTTGGGGCCGAG TGCCTGGCAGCAGGATCGATCATTATGAATCGTGAAATCGAGAGCATGGCCATGAGACCACTAGCTAAAGACCTCACCCGTAGCCTGGAGGAAATACGCAACATCACACGAGACCAAGCGCTACGAGATCTCAACAACTACACCGACCGCATGAAGGAGGCGCTACGTCAGTTTGACAGCCTCTTCGCTGAGTTTGAGCTCAG CTACGTGTCAGCCATGGTGCCTGTGAAGTCTCCTAAAGAGTATTACATCCAGCAGGAGGTTATGGTGCTCTTCTGTGAGACAGTTGAAAG GGCCCTAAAGCTTGATTATCTCACACAAGACATGATTGATGACTACGAACCAGCTCTTATGTTTACAATCCCTAGACTTGCCATTGTTTG TGGCCTTGTTATCTACTCTGAAGGGCCTCTTAACCTCGACCGCAAACCAGAGGACATGTCTGAACTCTTCCGGCCTTTTCGTACTTTGCTGAGAAAAATAAG GGACCTGCTGCAGACTTTAACAGGAGAAGAGCTCATGACACTGGAGCGCAGCCTCTGCATCTCCCAGGATGGAGAATTCCCTGCAGGCCCAAGTATTCCGTCGACCAATGACCAGGCCTCTTCCACTGGTCCTGAGAGCCATCTGGAAACACTGGAACAGGACGACAGAGTTGAGGAGGTGGTAGATCTCACACTTTGTGTAGCCCAGAAAGAAGATTCTGTATGGAAGGAGGATGAGGAGAGGAAGGGGCAGCCCGAGACGTCCAGTGAGTGTGAAGAGGAGGACGCCACAGATGCAGACTTGGCTTGCTCTGTGCAGTATGATGAAGAAGAGATAGAGCAACTTAATATAATGGTGCATCAAGTGGGGGATGAAATGTCTACGCTGCTTTCCCCTCCAAGTCAGAATCAGTCCCCAGCCCATCGGCCTCGGCCCTATAGGGGAAGTAGTCTTGAAGGTTCCAGTGCCGCCTCCAGCACTCAGGCATCTCCGCGGAGAGTCCCGGGATCCTACCACGATGATGAAAGAGTGTTTCTTATGGATGACCTGGAGTCTGGTGCCGAGCTGTGCCACGGACAGCCTACTCTTCCTACTCTATGCCTCAGATCCCCTGAGCACAGTCGTCCTGCCCCTTTGACTGACTCCTCATGTAACGGTTGGTTGACGGTCTGTCAATCAAGCAATGACACTAATCTGGGTTCCCAGTGCCAATCAGCCGAATCTGTGGGGAACTCCGAAAGGTCACCCATCGTGAACAGCTGGGAAGGATCTCAGGAAGAAGATAGCGTACAGACTGCGGATGAAATCGCCAATCGGACCGGTGGAATGAAGTTGTCCGCCACAGTTATTTTTAACCCTCATTCTCCAAGCTTGACTGACTTGGCCGTCGTCGTACCTCAATTGGCTGACGTTCCAGAACCCGGTGAGGGCGGGGCTTTAGTTGCCACTCAGTGCCTGCTTAACTCCTGCGTGTGCTGCACTGGCGGATGCGTAGACAACCATGAGGATGCCATGGAGCCTGCTGGACGGGGCATGGCACTGGGATTTGAAAAGCACAAGCTCACAATAACAAGCTCTGTATTCCAATCAGCAGTAGCTGCTGGCAGCCCAGGGAAGGGAAATGGACATTTACCACTCACTCTGCCCCCATCTCAGGCCCACCTCACCCCTTCTGTACCACACTGTTCGGTGCAGAACCAAGTGAGAGAAGATGAGGGCAGTCAGGACTGTTCCCACTATCCCTGCTGTGAGAAATGCGCCCCAGGGGTTCTTCTAGCTCAGGAAAGAGGCTCAGGACAAGGAGAGGGAGGACCTAGTTGCACCCACCAGGAGACAGGATGCCAGACGCAACCTAACACTACGATTAAAGGGAGATCGGAAGGTTTTGGAAAACAGCCAAAGGAGGATAACAGAAAGATCTCTAG CAGTTCTCAGGAGTCCCTTCTCAGTTCTGTCCCCAGCAGTGACATAGATGGTGTTTCTGTCACTACATGCAGTTTATCAAGTTCATACACACCCAG CCTGACCACCAGCTCGGACATGTCTGAGGATCTGGATCATCAGGAGATTCAAATGGCTTTGCAAGCTGCCAAACTTGCTGCTCACAACAAAATTCGCTCACGTTTCCATAGCAGTAGTGACCTCATCCATCGCCTTTTTGTCTGCATATCAG GTGTGGCTGATCAGTTGCAAACAAACTATGCGAGTGACCTGCGAAGCATCTTAAAGACTCTGTTTGAGGTCATGGCTACAAAATCCGACCAAGAGGACAATGAAAAGCCCAAGAAAG GTCCGTGTCTGGGCAGCGCTGTACTGGAAGACTGTGCTCTCTGTCAAGAGACCATCTCTTCATCAGAGCTTGCTGCCAAAGCCCGAGAGGGTCAGTTTGAAG ACCCTCCAGAATGGGTACCAGATGAGGCCTGCAATTCCTGCATTGCATGTAAAGCACCATTTACAGTCATCAGAAGGAAACATCACTGCAGGAGCTGTGGAAAG ATCTTCTGTTCCCGCTGCTCATCACACACAGCCCCGTTGCCTAGATACGGTCAGATGAAACCTGTGAGAGTCTGCACTCACTGCTACATGTTCCACGTAACGCCTTTCTACAGCGACAGGACTGGTATCTGA
- the LOC132113010 gene encoding lateral signaling target protein 2 homolog isoform X2: MNRFRKWLYKPKRSDPQLLAQFYYADEELNQVATELDSLDGRKDPQRCTLLVNQFRSCQDNVLNIINQIMDECIPEDRANRDFCVKFPEEIRHDNLAGQLWFGAECLAAGSIIMNREIESMAMRPLAKDLTRSLEEIRNITRDQALRDLNNYTDRMKEALRQFDSLFAEFELSYVSAMVPVKSPKEYYIQQEVMVLFCETVERALKLDYLTQDMIDDYEPALMFTIPRLAIVCGLVIYSEGPLNLDRKPEDMSELFRPFRTLLRKIRDLLQTLTGEELMTLERSLCISQDGEFPAGPSIPSTNDQASSTGPESHLETLEQDDRVEEVVDLTLCVAQKEDSVWKEDEERKGQPETSSECEEEDATDADLACSVQYDEEEIEQLNIMVHQVGDEMSTLLSPPSQNQSPAHRPRPYRGSSLEGSSAASSTQASPRRVPGSYHDDERVFLMDDLESGAELCHGQPTLPTLCLRSPEHSRPAPLTDSSCNGWLTVCQSSNDTNLGSQCQSAESVGNSERSPIVNSWEGSQEEDSVQTADEIANRTGGMKLSATVIFNPHSPSLTDLAVVVPQLADVPEPGEGGALVATQCLLNSCVCCTGGCVDNHEDAMEPAGRGMALGFEKHKLTITSSVFQSAVAAGSPGKGNGHLPLTLPPSQAHLTPSVPHCSVQNQVREDEGSQDCSHYPCCEKCAPGVLLAQERGSGQGEGGPSCTHQETGCQTQPNTTIKGRSEGFGKQPKEDNRKISSSQESLLSSVPSSDIDGVSVTTCSLSSSYTPSLTTSSDMSEDLDHQEIQMALQAAKLAAHNKIRSRFHSSSDLIHRLFVCISGVADQLQTNYASDLRSILKTLFEVMATKSDQEDNEKPKKGPCLGSAVLEDCALCQETISSSELAAKAREGQFEDPPEWVPDEACNSCIACKAPFTVIRRKHHCRSCGKIFCSRCSSHTAPLPRYGQMKPVRVCTHCYMFHVTPFYSDRTGI; encoded by the exons GACAATGTGTTAAACATCATAAATCAGATCATGGATGAATGCATTCCCGAAGACCGAGCCAACAGAGACTTTTGTGTGAAGTTCCCAGAAGAGATCCGCCATGACAACCTCGCCGGGCAGCTGTGGTTTGGGGCCGAG TGCCTGGCAGCAGGATCGATCATTATGAATCGTGAAATCGAGAGCATGGCCATGAGACCACTAGCTAAAGACCTCACCCGTAGCCTGGAGGAAATACGCAACATCACACGAGACCAAGCGCTACGAGATCTCAACAACTACACCGACCGCATGAAGGAGGCGCTACGTCAGTTTGACAGCCTCTTCGCTGAGTTTGAGCTCAG CTACGTGTCAGCCATGGTGCCTGTGAAGTCTCCTAAAGAGTATTACATCCAGCAGGAGGTTATGGTGCTCTTCTGTGAGACAGTTGAAAG GGCCCTAAAGCTTGATTATCTCACACAAGACATGATTGATGACTACGAACCAGCTCTTATGTTTACAATCCCTAGACTTGCCATTGTTTG TGGCCTTGTTATCTACTCTGAAGGGCCTCTTAACCTCGACCGCAAACCAGAGGACATGTCTGAACTCTTCCGGCCTTTTCGTACTTTGCTGAGAAAAATAAG GGACCTGCTGCAGACTTTAACAGGAGAAGAGCTCATGACACTGGAGCGCAGCCTCTGCATCTCCCAGGATGGAGAATTCCCTGCAGGCCCAAGTATTCCGTCGACCAATGACCAGGCCTCTTCCACTGGTCCTGAGAGCCATCTGGAAACACTGGAACAGGACGACAGAGTTGAGGAGGTGGTAGATCTCACACTTTGTGTAGCCCAGAAAGAAGATTCTGTATGGAAGGAGGATGAGGAGAGGAAGGGGCAGCCCGAGACGTCCAGTGAGTGTGAAGAGGAGGACGCCACAGATGCAGACTTGGCTTGCTCTGTGCAGTATGATGAAGAAGAGATAGAGCAACTTAATATAATGGTGCATCAAGTGGGGGATGAAATGTCTACGCTGCTTTCCCCTCCAAGTCAGAATCAGTCCCCAGCCCATCGGCCTCGGCCCTATAGGGGAAGTAGTCTTGAAGGTTCCAGTGCCGCCTCCAGCACTCAGGCATCTCCGCGGAGAGTCCCGGGATCCTACCACGATGATGAAAGAGTGTTTCTTATGGATGACCTGGAGTCTGGTGCCGAGCTGTGCCACGGACAGCCTACTCTTCCTACTCTATGCCTCAGATCCCCTGAGCACAGTCGTCCTGCCCCTTTGACTGACTCCTCATGTAACGGTTGGTTGACGGTCTGTCAATCAAGCAATGACACTAATCTGGGTTCCCAGTGCCAATCAGCCGAATCTGTGGGGAACTCCGAAAGGTCACCCATCGTGAACAGCTGGGAAGGATCTCAGGAAGAAGATAGCGTACAGACTGCGGATGAAATCGCCAATCGGACCGGTGGAATGAAGTTGTCCGCCACAGTTATTTTTAACCCTCATTCTCCAAGCTTGACTGACTTGGCCGTCGTCGTACCTCAATTGGCTGACGTTCCAGAACCCGGTGAGGGCGGGGCTTTAGTTGCCACTCAGTGCCTGCTTAACTCCTGCGTGTGCTGCACTGGCGGATGCGTAGACAACCATGAGGATGCCATGGAGCCTGCTGGACGGGGCATGGCACTGGGATTTGAAAAGCACAAGCTCACAATAACAAGCTCTGTATTCCAATCAGCAGTAGCTGCTGGCAGCCCAGGGAAGGGAAATGGACATTTACCACTCACTCTGCCCCCATCTCAGGCCCACCTCACCCCTTCTGTACCACACTGTTCGGTGCAGAACCAAGTGAGAGAAGATGAGGGCAGTCAGGACTGTTCCCACTATCCCTGCTGTGAGAAATGCGCCCCAGGGGTTCTTCTAGCTCAGGAAAGAGGCTCAGGACAAGGAGAGGGAGGACCTAGTTGCACCCACCAGGAGACAGGATGCCAGACGCAACCTAACACTACGATTAAAGGGAGATCGGAAGGTTTTGGAAAACAGCCAAAGGAGGATAACAGAAAGATCTCTAG TTCTCAGGAGTCCCTTCTCAGTTCTGTCCCCAGCAGTGACATAGATGGTGTTTCTGTCACTACATGCAGTTTATCAAGTTCATACACACCCAG CCTGACCACCAGCTCGGACATGTCTGAGGATCTGGATCATCAGGAGATTCAAATGGCTTTGCAAGCTGCCAAACTTGCTGCTCACAACAAAATTCGCTCACGTTTCCATAGCAGTAGTGACCTCATCCATCGCCTTTTTGTCTGCATATCAG GTGTGGCTGATCAGTTGCAAACAAACTATGCGAGTGACCTGCGAAGCATCTTAAAGACTCTGTTTGAGGTCATGGCTACAAAATCCGACCAAGAGGACAATGAAAAGCCCAAGAAAG GTCCGTGTCTGGGCAGCGCTGTACTGGAAGACTGTGCTCTCTGTCAAGAGACCATCTCTTCATCAGAGCTTGCTGCCAAAGCCCGAGAGGGTCAGTTTGAAG ACCCTCCAGAATGGGTACCAGATGAGGCCTGCAATTCCTGCATTGCATGTAAAGCACCATTTACAGTCATCAGAAGGAAACATCACTGCAGGAGCTGTGGAAAG ATCTTCTGTTCCCGCTGCTCATCACACACAGCCCCGTTGCCTAGATACGGTCAGATGAAACCTGTGAGAGTCTGCACTCACTGCTACATGTTCCACGTAACGCCTTTCTACAGCGACAGGACTGGTATCTGA